A window of Onychostoma macrolepis isolate SWU-2019 chromosome 01, ASM1243209v1, whole genome shotgun sequence contains these coding sequences:
- the LOC131536228 gene encoding uncharacterized protein LOC131536228, with translation MTNANCMDTMSATDRPKGDSRDLRIVLLGVSGAGKSAIGNAILGREAFKESRTRESERQTGRVEDRNISIIDTPGFFNTDLTDEEMQNEMIRSMYLCYPGPQVFLLVINLETFREDERNIVEQIQENFRAQALKFTMVLFIGREKLATRQWNLFMKSRTCQNLVSHCRGQYHAINSKNDIIPTHITKLLEKIDEIIKRNDGQHCDIHIFLRYPIRCRKEKIQQEKETKMQDMQEQIIVREKIHTHSVKEKSPRNVVTKKKDFGSHVRTESYEDRCSRVPKENTKEEEVVKQSVCWKMSRKRKWDQKKQQTEKEQHLTQAESIQNSQIRPNECTDLRIVMVGKTGAGKSATGNTILGQKVFKEVFSSESVTGNCQKHQQTVEGRIISVIDTPGLFDTSISEEQLKNELVKCVEMSVPGPHVFLLVIRLDVRFTDEEKNTVKWIQENFGEDAARYTIILFTRGDQLKTPIEEFLTKNKQIRELVELCKGGYQVFINTSEENQSQVTELLEKINRMVMENGGEHYTNEMYQEAQRKREEEEKRKRQEEERKKLKEKEKIREEERSRLLNNTQGVVLLGTGVVVGVGAAVVVGGGTLGPAVISGAAVAGSAALASVSKGSTVSEALMAGVVAAGNAALNSVK, from the exons ATGACAAACGCAAACTGCATGGACACAATGTCAGCAACAGACAGGCCGAAAG GTGATTCACGTGATCTGAGGATTGTGCTGCTGGGAGTCTCTGGAGCTGGAAAGAGTGCAATAGGAAATGCAATACTCGGTCGAGAGGCATTTAAAGAGAGCAGAaccagagagagtgagagacagacaggaagAGTAGAAGACAGAAACATCTCCATCATCGACACTCCAGGATTCTTCAACACTGATCTGACTGATGAAGAGATGCAGAATGAAATGATAAGGAGTATGTACCTCTGTTATCCTGGTCCTCAAGTGTTCCTGCTCGTCATTAACCTGGAGACCTTCAGAGAGGATGAGAGGAACATTGTGGAGCAAATTCAGGAGAACTTTAGAGCTCAAGCTTTAAAGTTTACCATGGTGCTGTTTATTGGAAGAGAAAAATTGGCAACTAGACAATGGAATCTCTTTATGAAAAGCAGAACATGTCAGAACCTTGTCAGTCACTGCAGAGGACAATATCATGCAATCAACAGTAAAAATGACATTATTCCAACTCACATCACTAAACTTCTAGAGAAGATTGATGAAATCATCAAACGGAATGATGGCCAGCATTGTGACATTCACATTTTCTTAAGATATCCAATAAGATgcagaaaagaaaagatacaacaagagaaagaaacaaaaatgcaaGACATGCAAGAGCAGATAATAGTGCGGGAGAAGATTCACACGCACAGTGTAAAGGAAAAAAGCCCAAGAAATGTTGTGACTAAAAAGAAAGATTTTGGTTCTCATGTGAGAACTGAATCATATGAAGACAGATGTTCTAGAGTTCCAAAAGAAAACACGAAGGAAGAAGAGGTAGTAAAACAATCAGTATGCTGGAAAATGAGCAGGAAAAGAAAATGGGACCAGAAGAAACaacagacagagaaagagcAACATCTAACCCAAGCAG AGTCCATACAGAACAGCCAGATAAGACCTAACGAGTGCACAGATCTCAGGATCGTGATGGTGGGGAAAACTGGAGCTGGAAAGAGCGCAACAGGAAACACCATCCTGGGACAAAAAGTGTTTAAAGAAGTATTTTCTTCCGAATCTGTGACTGGGAATTGCCAGAAACATCAGCAGACAGTAGAAGGTAGAATCATCTCTGTGATCGACACTCCAGGACTGTTTGATACGTCAATCAGTGAAGAACAACTGAAGAATGAATTAGTGAAGTGTGTAGAAATGTCTGTTCCTGGTCCTCATGTGTTCCTGCTGGTCATCAGACTGGACGTGAGATTCACAGATGAGGAGAAAAACACAGTGAAATGGATTCAGGAGAACTTTGGAGAAGATGCTGCACGTTACACCATCATTCTGTTCACTAGAGGAGATCAGTTAAAAACACCCATAGAGGAGTTTCTGACCAAAAACAAGCAGATTAGAGAGCTAGTTGAACTATGTAAAGGAGGTTATCAGGTTTTTATTAACACATCTGAAGAAAATCAGTCACAGGTCACTGAACTGctggagaagatcaacagaatGGTGATGGAGAACGGAGGAGAGCATTACACCAATGAGATGTACCAGGAAGCTCAGAGGAAAAGAGAGGAagaagagaagaggaagagacaagaagaagagagaaagaagttgaaagagaaagaaaagataagggaagaagaaagaagcaggCTGTTGAATAACACTCAAGGTGTAGTCTTATTGGGAACAGGTGTGGTAGTGGGTGTAGGAGCAGCAGTTGTAGTTGGTGGAGGGACACTTGGTCCAGCTGTAATCTCTGGAGCAGCAGTTGCTGGATCTGCAGCTCTAGCTTCTGTTTCTAAAGGATCAACGGTATCTGAAGCTTTAATGGCAGGAGTAGTAGCTGCTGGAAATGCAGCACTGAACTCTGTTAAATAG